The genomic DNA AATACCTAATGATAGAGGATCTTTAGTTATTGTATAAACCTGCCATTCTATGATTATAAATTGCATAGACCAACCAAAAACAAGTAAAAATCGAACCAATAAAAAAATATTAAATTCTTTAAATCTTAATGCTGCATAAGGATCTTTTTTAGCCATAATTATTAATTCAATTTCATATCCATTAAAATGGAAAATGTTTCATTTACATCTTTATCTTTTACTACAATTGTCATTTCATTTGTAGTAGATATTACTTCTTGCACTGGTATATTCGCCCAAGCTAGTTGTTTTAGTATAAAATAATAAATACCCGATTGCTCCAAATTTTCTTTTGGTAACTTTATGGTAATGGATGCTAAATTTACAACACTATTAATCAATACCTCTTTCTTAAAAATTTCTTGCACATAAGGTTGTAAATTTTTACTCGTAACAATATTAGTTTCAAAGATACCTTGAGAAACTGTTAAGAAATAGTCGTTGCTATCAGCAGATTTACTCAAAATTTTTGCAATCTCTTTTAATAGAGATGTGGTATTTTTAAAAGTAAAATCACATAAATCTGATCGTACTATTACATCACCTAAATCCAAAGCAAGTTTCTTTATATTTTTACGAATTCTCAATTCATTTGCTGGTGATAGTCTATTAATAGCCATCATTACAGCTCCTATTTTCACTTCTTTTTTTAATAATAAAGAAACTTCTGGTAAAATTACACGTGCTAATGATGATACGTTTATTAATTTTTCATGTAAAGCCTCCTCTATAAATGGCGTTTTCCTAATGGTTATCTCTACTGCTTCTTGTATTGTTTTCATTTATGTTTAATTTCAAACATGATGTAATAAAAAACAAAAATATCAAATAAAAACTAACAACTTAAAATAAATTAATTTTTTATTTAGCAAAAAATTAATAAAAAAAATAATTTTTAATGTATATTTGCATCTCGTAAACGATTCCTATCTGAAAAGAAGGAAAGTATATATTATTTTTATAGAAGCGATTGTTCGTGGGTTTACTTTACTGAGTTTTGGACGATTTTTGAAGGGGTTTGTTCCTTAACAAAGTAAAAACTTTAAAACTCACCTTTCGCTTCTTTTTTGTTTGATATTTAACTCTCCCACTTAAAACCGTATAATTATTTTATAAAATTGGTCGAATTAAAAATAGGCTGTTCTTTTGTTTTAAAATTAATAATTAAATGATTGTTTTAAAATTTGGAGGAACCTCCGTAGGTACATCTAAAAGTATAAAAGAAGTAGTTCGTATCATCACAGAATACCATCCTTCTCAGCCAAAAATTGTAGTATTATCTGCCGTTTCGGGTACTACAAATTCTTTATTAGAAATTAGTCAATTAATTCTTCAAAATAAAAAAGAAGAGGCTTTACTTAAAATTCATAATTTACAAAAGCAGTATGATAGTTTAATTAAAGGACTATTTTCGGTTGAAAAATACATATCAAAAGCACAATTATGTAGTCAATCTATATTCACTACATTACAAAATATAGCTACTAATTATAATGATGCTGAAAAAATGATTGTTGCGCAGGGTGAAATTTTATCTACCCATCTTATACATATTTACTTAGAAGAGCAACAAATAAATGCTACGCTAATTTCTGCTTTAAATTTTATGAGCATCAACGCTAATAATGAACCTGAAATTAGCACTATTAGTAAAAATATAAAACCCATTCTTGCTCAAAGTCCCAACCAAAACATCTTTCTTACCCAAGGATATATTTGTAAAGATACAAATGGAGCAATAGCTAACCTACAACGCGGTGGAAGTGATTATACAGCTTCTCTAATTGGTGCCGCTATTGAAGCAGAAGAAATTCAAATTTGGACGGACATCAATGGAATGCATAATAACGATCCTCGTTATGTAGAAAATACTTTTTCTATTGATGAAATCTCTTTTGATGAAGCTGCTGAACTTGCTTATTTTGGCGCAAAAATTTTACATCCGCAAAGTTTAATCCCTGCCAAAGAAAAAAACATTCCTGTTCTATTAAAAAACACATTTAATCCTCTTCAAAAAGGAACCATTATTAAAAATAAAGCAGCTACCAATGGAATTACAGCAATTGCAGCAAAAGATGGAATTGTGGCTATTAAAATAAAATCTTATAGAATGTTACTTGCTTATGGGTTTCTTAAAAAGGTTTTTGAAATATTTGAGAAATATAAGACTCCTATAGATATGATTACTACTTCAGAAGTTGCTGTATCTTTAACAATAGACGATACCTCTTATCTTACAGAAATTAGAGCAGCATTAGAAACTTATGGAAAAGTAGAAATAGATAGCTCATTGAGTATTATTTGCGTTGCTGGAAACTTTTCTCAAAATACTGAAGGTTTGAGTGCTAAAGTATTTGACTGTCTTAAAAATATTCCTGTAAGAATGATTTCTTATGGCGGAAGTAATTACAATACATCATTGCTTGTTAAAACAACTGATAAAATGGAAGCCTTAAATGCTTTAAATGAAGGTTTATTTACAGAAAACCTAACAGTATAAAAACGCATTACAAAATCAATCGAAC from Tenacibaculum maritimum NCIMB 2154 includes the following:
- a CDS encoding aspartate kinase, with translation MIVLKFGGTSVGTSKSIKEVVRIITEYHPSQPKIVVLSAVSGTTNSLLEISQLILQNKKEEALLKIHNLQKQYDSLIKGLFSVEKYISKAQLCSQSIFTTLQNIATNYNDAEKMIVAQGEILSTHLIHIYLEEQQINATLISALNFMSINANNEPEISTISKNIKPILAQSPNQNIFLTQGYICKDTNGAIANLQRGGSDYTASLIGAAIEAEEIQIWTDINGMHNNDPRYVENTFSIDEISFDEAAELAYFGAKILHPQSLIPAKEKNIPVLLKNTFNPLQKGTIIKNKAATNGITAIAAKDGIVAIKIKSYRMLLAYGFLKKVFEIFEKYKTPIDMITTSEVAVSLTIDDTSYLTEIRAALETYGKVEIDSSLSIICVAGNFSQNTEGLSAKVFDCLKNIPVRMISYGGSNYNTSLLVKTTDKMEALNALNEGLFTENLTV